tttttgaattTCTTCCTTGTCTACAGAGTAGGAAGGTTGTTGATTTACAATCTCAGCTGCAAGAGGGGCGGTAATTCGTTCTGAATATTGATAGTGCCAATCAGCCATTTCTGTAGGGTAAATAATATTTAGGCCACCAAGTCTACAGGGTAGAGCTAGAAGGCATCTCATTTCGTCACTGATAGCCGTTTGACCTGTGAGAGAAGGAATGAATTGTTGACGGACGACCTTCTCCAGTGGAGCCAGTAGATGTGAAATCTCTTTGACTGTACGCAGCAGGTAGTTCCATCTCCCTATCAAACCATGTGTAAATGCTGAGTAAGCAGCGTGTGGTTGCGTTTTTGCAATTAATGTCACGTTCAACACTCGCTTAGCCCATTCATCTACCTTCCCTCGTATATACTCCTCGACAAAGCAGTCATCACccaaatggatggatggatggatggatggatggatggatagacatcACGACGTGCATGGACACAATAGAAAACGACCGGCGTTCAAGCGAGGTAAATTTGCgtgcaatccatgatgacaaggTTTATACAGACGAGTAAAATATACGTGTAGAGGAAGACCTGACGACGTACATGTCCATCCAGAAAAGGCCCAGTGCTGACGCAAAGTAAAGTTGCgtgcaatccatgatgacgAAGCTCAAACGAAGGATATGTTGTCGCAAAGAAACGAAGAAAGGGGtaccaaacaatgacttgtagACAGCAGACTGTGCAAATGGAAGGTGATCAAACAAGCGATTATCGTCACCGTGATCAAACAAAGTCTGCAAGTTGTACCACCATCAGTTCCATGTGCTTATATATACACACTACAGCCATTAAGGTAAAATGTCGTGTAGCTACAGTGATGAGTATGCTGACTGTTTAGCCTCATTTTTTAGTCCGATGTATATCACTACCATATTTGCATAATATCCAATTCAGCAGCCATTTGTAATGTCCACTTGCTGTTGCTGATAAGTACGTGCATGGTTACACGGTGTGTCTCTCCATCTAAAAAACCGTAGAATCCCGTAGGTAAGCCTTGGGATTATGCGCGTGCCAAGCATAAGGAAGAGCGAGCTTATACTTATATTTGGGCTTAAAGGGAAGAACGATAGTATCGCAGGTCGAGTACATGTTTTGTGTATAGTTGTACCCATCAGCGACTCTGCCATATGTCGCCAGCAGATTATCTAGAAGTAGCTGAAAGATACTACATCGTTTCTCTTTTGCATGACTTAAGGAATCTAGCAGTTGCTAAAACTTTAAAATAAACACCGGTACTGAATTTTCAGAGATCTGCTGTACGCAAACATGTATAAGTGAAGTTGTGTAAGTAAGAGTACGCATGCGTGAAACAAGACCATGCTAGTTGCTTGTCTTATACGTAGTAAGGAGTTATCTGAGCAATTATATACGATATGCTCAAAGCTTGCTAATAAATCGCTGGAAATAAAACCAAGTGTTAATGTTATAACTGTACAAGAAGCTAAGTTGTTGTAGTTTCTTCCaaccaaaacaaacaaagaacgGATAGGTCAAAAAGAACACGTAATCTTTTACTGTAGATACATCTATTTATGTGTAATGTCTTtcaaacgtacacacacacacacacacacacatacacacacacacacacacacacacacacacacacacacacacacacacacacacacacatataaatGCATGCAGGCAGTGTGAGATCATACGTTAAAGAATTTTTCTTGTACAGTACGGAACAGCAAACCTGCTCACATCAATGCAACAATTCCTTATATTGACAAATGCGGGGTTCAAAATGCACACTACAGCTTGCTATTCCGAGCAGGCGCACATGTTGATAAAGCCACATGCCCTGTAGCCTAGTTGCTGCCAGCCTAACTGTTATTATGGAGAGTAGGAAAAACTACGCCAGTCACAAATTTCATAATGTTTGTGTATACACCATGTCCTGCTGAGCATTTTCGTGAACGTCCATAGCTGATTATTCCGCAAAGGAAAAAACGGTTAGTATTGAGATCTTGGCACATCATGGGTCCTCCACTATCTCCCCAACAAGCATCCGTTTTATTGCTTTGAGCGCATAACATGCTGTCTGTGAGGTGTGTTACAGATAAGACTCGATTGCATTCTGACTTACTTTCTATGGTAACTGTAGCTTCTCTCAAAACTGGAGATAACTCTGAGTGAGACGAAGAGTAACTTCCCCATCCGATAATAGTAGCTCTCCGACCGACATAGAGGCTTGAAGAATTTTGGTAGTATATGGGATCCTGATGCAAACATATTGGTCGGACAAACCTGTTGAAGGTAACAGTCTTGTTTAGACGTAACAAAGCAAAATCATTGTCGATTGTGAATGGGCTATATTCCTTCATTATTGCTGTGCTGACGTTTGCTGTGTAAGTCTGTTCGTGTGGGTTGCTTACATACAAATATTGCTTGCCAAGTTGAACTCTCACTATTTCTTGAGAAGTTCCACGTTCATCGTAAATACAATGAGCGGCAGTTACGATCCATCGGTTATTAAGAAGAGAACCTCCACAAGTAAAATCCCACATTGAAGACGATCgattaaatttgaaaatggCCGCCATCCATGGCCACGCACCATATGCCGATCTATCTCCTGCGTAGATTCGAGAATGAAAACCAGGAAACCCAGAAATTCCGCAGTGTTCGTTGATCGATTCTGTCATGTAAACACCAGTtaacaaaaatttcaattatACAAAGTATGTAATCGGTgacggatccaggaatttagCAGAGAGATATAACATCCAACGAGTAGACATGACTCTAAACTAGTTAACTTAACAATAGTTAATTGCCATTTTGACATCCTCGTGTTTAAGCAAAATTGTGCGAAAACTACCAATCTTGGAAGAAGCTTCAACCAATTGAATTATTGCTCTCTGCTCTACCATTGGGATCCGTCACCGCTAATGTATATTTGTTAGTATCCTTACTTGGAACGATGCTTAACGTAAAGTTCCGAAATAAACGAAAGGATTTGATCAAGAAGACGTGTCTGTCACTTGGTGGAGAGGCCAGTGTGTGTAACTCAGCTTCGTTAACAGCAGATCCTAATCCAAAAGCGAATACTTCTATTGCATTTAGTTTCAGTTGCTCGGCTGTAGCCGCGATGTTTGGACCCATGTTTCTATGGCCGTCGGTCAGCAAGATCACGACTCGCTTTGTATTTGCCGATGGTCTTCCAGATGTGTTAAACATTTCTATTGCCAGCAACAGTGCTTGACCAGTATTAGTAGCTCCTTCGTCTTTATAAACAAATCTGCTGATTTCGCGATTGAAATTGTCAAGATTGTCAGTCAGATGTGAAATGACATAGATCCTGTAGCCAAATGCAATAGCGCCTACATTTGTATGCAATGGGGATACAGGAAAGTATTGAGCAACCATATTTGGAAACGGTTTCAAATGATTATCAAATCGTTGACGAGTAATGCTTGCTGACGTGTCCATCGCAAAGATAATATCTAATGCAACATTATCTTCATCATTGCGGTGCTGGATTAATTTGGTTTGGCGTTGTTGGGCAACAGGTTGAGCCGCAGCTGTAAACGTGATCAAACTCCCAAAGAAATTATCTTGAAATGATGAAAGCAAACGACTCGGATCTTTGAAAGGCTTAGAAAATactgtaaacaacaaaaagaaatatTTGAGCAACAAAACTACTTGAAGTGGATACATAAAGAATTAACAAGACAACTTCATAAATAGTTTTATATGCATATTAGCATAAGAATGGGAAACAGATAGCGGCCCGCTCAGCCAGGCAGCCAACAAGCGATATCCAGCTATTGGACAGTTGTTTTTAATAGCTATACACACGTACACCGGAACGCTCACACACGCAACTACACACATTGCTTGTTTTACCGCCGTAAATGATCAGGCTTCCCAAAAATATAGGGATGAAAGGTACAAAAGACAATAATACTATCACAATCTAACatcaattaataaacaatCAATCAGTCCTCTCTTGTTTCTGGGCATGTATGTGGCAAAGATTCTTCTCGGGAGAGTTGCTAGGCAGCCGCGGGTACGTAAGCAGAAGATGCGGCAAGCGACGCCACAACAAGACATCTTGGTCTTGCAGCCATACTCatttccacacacacacacacacacacacacacacacacacacacacacacacacacacacacacacacacacacacacacacatacacacacacacacacacacacacacacacacacacacacacacacatacacacataccttTCACTTGAGGAGATAAGATCACAATTGCTATATAATCATGATCTCAAACGCTATCTGACACCAATATAAATACAGCTAAATACACTCAATCTGCCTTCCTGCCTATTTTATCAAGGGTACAGTAAGGTCACTAAACCGATCGTGAATCGCTGTATAATCATAGTACAAAACTATACTACAAATTTATCCAAGtatactatttatttatttaatcacctacaaatacataacttaattaaagtaacGAGCTAGCTATATATCTTTCACGTCACGCTCGACCCAAACAGCTGGGACTCTAAAGATGAGCTTTGATCGAAGGTGTTCTGGCCCCGCTCTGGAAATCTCTGAATCCGAGCCAGGCGCGGCTTGAAGCAGGAGCACGAATTGTGACGCACTTAGGTGATGGCACTCATAGTCTCATCTGGACCTCAGCGGCTAAATGCCAAGTCGAAGTTCGGTAGCTGCTAGCGTGTCTTGTCGCAGAACAAATCAAGTACTCATGatcgtttgtgtgtcaatttgTTAATCTCAGggaattgtgtgtgaattgcTTGCCCAAGAGAGCTTGTAAGCCAGTGCTCATACCAGACTAGAACCTGCAACCCCAAAGTTCCAGATTTTTTCACCCACTTAATGCGACACTAACAGTTGAGTTACAGACACGACTTTAATAGCAAACTTAACTACGTCTACTACCTAATATTTCTCTTTCATTTACATGTATAAAATCAATACCCGCCAAGTAAATAACAACGAAATATTCTAACAGATGCTCTAAAATACATTACAAAATGCTTACAAACTACTACTGTTCTATGTAACCGGATGCTACGATGCAAGTTTGGCTATACGTCAGAGTAGCAAAATTATTGTCTAAAATAGTATGCTCAaatataaattgatatttgtAATGCAATGCATCACCTCGTTTTGCAATAATAGCACTACATAAGTTGCGTTCTAACTCAACAAACCTTTTTTGATGCAAGTAGGAACAGTTGAACTCCAAGTTCCATTTGTAATGCATGTAGAATTTGTTTCTCCAACCATTGTGTAACCATTATTGCAAGAAAACCTGACCATACTCCCAAAGATAACATCAGTCATTGTGGTTCTTCCATTAGGTAGAGCTGGACGAGAGCAACGAATAACTACAGTAAAACAACGTTATGCTACAATATTTTCAGTAAGAAACCATGTCCGAAACGTACCCAAGCAATTCTTTGGACGTTGAAGGTAGAGCCGTCGTCCACTAATGGAACACACGGATTGCAAAGCACCCTGAGCCTTGTAGCCCGTGTCACAGGCTAAAGTCACCATAATTCCGGAATCATTACTCTTATAAAGAAATCGTCCATTACGGACTGACAGTGATGGAAAGCAATGCAATTCTGTAAATAGCACAAATTGCTATAATGCAAGTTAATTTAATCTCTATAAGAATTTCGCCACATTTTACCGGCACACGCCGCGTCTCCACTCCACGTTTTCGAAGATAAACATTCTTTCCAGTCAGAACCCACGGATGAGTAGCTTGGGTAACACTTTAGTGAAACAAATGTGCCTGTGTTTGCTTCAGTAGAGTTCACTTCATGATTAGAAATAAAAGGACTTTCACAACCtaaaacatatatatatatatatatatatatatatatatatccattAATACAATAGGTTGGTGTATTACTAGCAAGATAAAACTTATGAATCAATTCAAAGTGACTAAATAATAGAAACTTTCTCCCTCGCTCCCTTCTCTTTCCCGTCGATTTCGTGCTTCCTCTCTTGTCAAATCACTCAATTCTTTGCTTCCCCCTCTTTGCTTCCCCCTCTCCcttcccctctccctcccctcccagCCCTCCCCTtttcccctccctctctccctccctccctctccccctccctctctccctccccttcccctccccctttctccctcccctctccctcctctcccctcccctctcccacCTCCCGTTTTCCCCTCCCCTgaccctcccctccctccctctccctccctcctcctcccATGACCCTACCCTCCCTTCCCCTcccccttcctccctcccctccccctttctCTCCCCCACCCTCCCTCTCCCACCTGTTCCCCCCTCcaccctccctctctctctccctccgtgcctgcctgcctgcctgcctgcctgcctgcctgcctgcctgcctgcctgcctgcctctctctctctctctctctctctctttctctctccctctcAGCCGTCTCAGACGTCACCTCTCTTACCCTGCATATCTCTTATCTTTCTCCCTTCCTTCTTTCCAACTATTCTCGTAAAGTAATGTTTGTTCCCCCCTCCTTTCTTCATCCCTCTTTTTTTACATATAccgtgtttgtgttgttttgcgATGTGATTATGAATGTACGTGTGTAGGTgtagttttaattaactaactcaTACAGACATTAGTAGATTACAAGCCTAGTGAGCGTGCGTATAGAGAACTGTAAATAGGTGGAGTTCAGTCATTTTATCGACATTGTGTTATAGGCGTTTGGCTGGCTTAGTTTTGTTTTAGGTTGAAACTTTGTATCAATAGAGATTAGTGTCTAACCCGCTACACTGCTGATTTGTGAATGCGGAACGTGGCCATTGGAGTCAAATTACAGTATGGTAAACGACGCGTTACCCACAACAGCCTTCGCCGTAGTCAGCAACACGCTACCGCAATTCTGGCCGTCGGACCtgaagctgtgtgtgtgcatcgcTCAAGTAGGAGTTCAATTCACAAATAGTGGTATCACGGTACAGAAAACGAAATTCAACTACGCGGTGGCATCACTTACACCTGAGTATTACTGAAGTCAGAGACCTTATCCTTACTCCACCGCCGAAGAATCCATAAGAGACACTCACAGAGCAGCCAATAAGGCGAACCGAAGTCTCAGAACATCAAAATTTACAGTAATTGATCACGACCGAGAATTTTGTCGACAGAAACCGTCACAAATCGTTCGTAGAATGGAACAACTACTGGGCGACAAAGCAGGTTCGGTGGACCGTTCCTTCCTTCGCGAACTGTTTCTACAACGCCTACCTTCAAATGGCGGAATAATCCTCGCCTCAGCGCACTACGACTCCGCTGACCTAAAACAGTTAGCACAGCTTGGGTTACAGAAGCGTCAAGCCCGACAGTTTCCGCTATCCACTCAACACAGATCGCAGATTACTTGGAGCAGCTGCAAGCCAAGGTCATTCTCTGAAGAATTTACCCAAATCTCTTCCGCAAACGGCACCAGACAGGAAAGGTTGTCTTGGAAGAAATTCAAAAGAACCTGAAAAATCTCTTTGCTGGTATTACTCACGTTTTGAGATGGCGCAGGGAAATGCAGACCACCCTGCGCAGCACGAAAGCGACACGCGCAGCTGCAGACAAATATTGCGGGCCCAGTACCTAGCCGTCTTTTCTATATTACGGATTGAACTACAGGACTCCGTTTTCGGTTGACACGAAAGTGGAATTGAGTGTTTATACGTCTTTCCAGGATCGAAAGGAAACGTCTATTTGACAATCCAAGTCATCAATCTGCGAACAGAAGTCTCATTGCGATTTACGGCAGCGTTCACTATCACTCAATCTCAGACTACGAAGAACATTTAGTTTTGCATTCGTGGTAAAAGACATCCAGAATCCTATTTCTGGATTGGATATTCTCCGGAACTAAAGTCTACTAGTGGATGTTCGTTAGAAGCAACACTTGGATTCTCTGACTCACCTCATCGTCCAGATAGTAG
The DNA window shown above is from Corticium candelabrum chromosome 13, ooCorCand1.1, whole genome shotgun sequence and carries:
- the LOC134188505 gene encoding complement factor B-like; this encodes MKHQCQSQFSPEHALPEVHGSAGCGTRKDEQRGSVSPRLALMRTRTYNAKRGSRCETLFIDNSQLNSTDTGVGTVVTVICNTGYTLVGSNQRECLSSQSWSGDTDCLELQCSPSLSMLNGKFLFKRTGPQITVNLVCDDGYHAQGNLNSVCSISGRQLSLRRAASCTAIRCSRPTLPNGVILMADSIFGSTITFSCDIGYTLMGKAEATCTANRTWSSSIPTCVREGCESPFISNHEVNSTEANTGTFVSLKCYPSYSSVGSDWKECLSSKTWSGDAACAELHCFPSLSVRNGRFLYKSNDSGIMVTLACDTGYKAQGALQSVCSISGRRLYLQRPKNCLVIRCSRPALPNGRTTMTDVIFGSMVRFSCNNGYTMVGETNSTCITNGTWSSTVPTCIKKVFSKPFKDPSRLLSSFQDNFFGSLITFTAAAQPVAQQRQTKLIQHRNDEDNVALDIIFAMDTSASITRQRFDNHLKPFPNMVAQYFPVSPLHTNVGAIAFGYRIYVISHLTDNLDNFNREISRFVYKDEGATNTGQALLLAIEMFNTSGRPSANTKRVVILLTDGHRNMGPNIAATAEQLKLNAIEVFAFGLGSAVNEAELHTLASPPSDRHVFLIKSFRLFRNFTLSIVPKSINEHCGISGFPGFHSRIYAGDRSAYGAWPWMAAIFKFNRSSSMWDFTCGGSLLNNRWIVTAAHCIYDERGTSQEIVRVQLGKQYLYVSNPHEQTYTANVSTAIMKEYSPFTIDNDFALLRLNKTVTFNRFVRPICLHQDPIYYQNSSSLYVGRRATIIGWGSYSSSHSELSPVLREATVTIESKSECNRVLSVTHLTDSMLCAQSNKTDACWGDSGGPMMCQDLNTNRFFLCGIISYGRSRKCSAGHGVYTNIMKFVTGVVFPTLHNNS